Genomic window (Thomasclavelia spiroformis DSM 1552):
GTATATTTAATTTTTTTAGTGTTGCTAAAAAATTATTAACTCCTTTTTTTGAGGGAACCTCAAAATAATAAAAGTCATTTAAGATTTTTAAAAGATCTTGTTCTATTTTATCTGTTGAATAAGTTAAAGAGTAATGATTTTTTAAATAAAGACAACTTTCATTTAAAGTCATTGGATATAATACTTTTGAAAGATTATTTTCAGGTTGAATACCAAGTTTTAGTAAGTACCTTTCACCTAAATTATCCCAAATTTTCATGGAATCAATAAGTGTACCATCAATATCAAAAATTGCACCAGTAATTATCATTTTACTATCTCTTCAATAAGTTCTTTAAGTTTCATTGCTGCATTTTTTATATTTTTGTTTGCATATATGGCACTAATAACAGCAATACCGCTAATTCCAGTTTTAGAGAGTTGTTTAGCATTATTTTCATCAATTCCACCGATTGCAACTACAGGAATATTAACAACATTACAAATTTCTTTTAATGTATTAATACTTACGCTTTTTGCATCATCTTTTGAAGTTGTTGTAAAGATTGATCCAACTCCTAAATAATTAGCACCTTGGCTTTGTGCAAGAAGTGCTTGTTCTACAGTTTGAACAGAAACACCGAGAATTTTTTCTTTTCCAATTAGTTTTCGTACTTCTTCTACACCCATATCATCTTGCCCAACATGAATACCATCAGCATTAGATTTTAAAGCTATTTCAACATTATCATTAATAATAAATGGTACGTTATATTTTTTACAAAGCTCTTTTATTTTAATAGCTTCTTTAAAAAAAGAATCTATGTCTAAATTTTTTTCACGAAGTTGAAGAAAAGTTACTCCACCTTCAAGAGATTCTTCGATGTGTTTGTAAAAAGTATCGTTGTAACTCCATCTTCGATCAGTAACAGCATATAGTAAAAGAGATTTATTATTTAATTTCATATTGAGCTTCCTTTTCTAAAATATCACTAGTTAAATTAAAAATTTCATCGAAAATTTTATTTTTATAAGTAAGATTTCCTTCATTTTTTTGTAATTTATCAAAAGCTCTTTGACCACAAATTCCCATAGCACAAATTGCAGATAGACATCCTCCAATCATATCGTCTTGATTAGCAGCAATATAAGCACTAGTCATTGCACTAAGCATACAGCCCGTACCGGAAATTTTACTCATCATAGGATGACCATTCGATACAACATAAGCAATCTCATTATTTGCAATGATATCTTTAGCCCCAGTAATAATTATTATGGAATTAGTTTTTTTAGCGAATTCTTTAGCAAAAGATACAATTTGATCAATATTATCAAGAGTTATTGCATCATCTTCATTAGCATCAACGCCTTTAGTTGCAGAATTATTTCCTGCCAATGCTTTGATTTCTGAAATGTTTCCACGAATAACAGAAAATTTAATTTCTTCAATTAATTTTTTGGCAGTATTGGTACGATATGTAGATGCACCTGCTCCAACGGGATCTAATAAAATAGGATGATTTAATTTATTAGAAATTTTTCCAGCTTCAAGCATTGAAGGGATAGTAAGGTGATTAAGTGTTCCAATATTAATATTTAGTGCTGAGCAAATTGATGTAATTTCTTTAACATCTTCAATTTCATCTGACATAATTGGTGCTCCACCACAGGCAATTAAAATATTTGCACAGTCATTAACAGTTACATAATTAGTAATATTATGTACTAACGGATTTAGTTTTCTTACATTTTCTAGTTTTTCCCCAAGCATATTTTACCTCCATATAATCTATTTTTGACAAAATTATATAAGGGTTAGCAATAAAATAAAAATGAGCATACCAAACAGATATACTCACTAAAATTATAGTGTATTTTATCCCTACGTTGGCATTATCCAAATCAGGTTATGGGTCGAAGGTAATACCTTCCTCTCAGCCTGTACAACAAGCTCCCCTTAATAATGTTGTCATATTAATTTTACTTTGAATGTAAAAAAATATCAAGTAAACAAAATATTAGTAGATAGATAAAAATAAAATATTTTTAGCACTCAGGTGTTGACAGTGCTAGAATTTTGTGTATAATATAATTAGCACTTGGATAGATAGAGTGCTAAAGGAGTGATGACAATGAACATTGAAAAGTGGACAACTAAGATGCAAGAGGCGATTCAAAAAGCTATTAAAATGGCTAGTGAAATGAATCATCAAGTAGTAGATGTAGAACATTTTTTATTAGCATTACTAGAAGATAATGCGGGTATTATGTATCGTGTGTTAGTAAAATGTAATGTTGATATTGCTAGATTACAAAATAGCTTAACTGCAAGATTGCAAAATAAGCCGATTGTAAATAATGTGGATATAAATAGCATACGTCTTTCTTATGATTTAAATCAGTTATTTGGTTTGGCTGATAAGCAAATGTCTAAGTTTAAAGATGAGTATTTAAGTGTAGAACATTTGATCATGGCTTTATTTGATTTGAATAGTTCATGGGTCAAAGATTTATTAAATGAATTTCATTTAAATCGAAAAGATGTAAAGAAAGTTATTGATGAAATGCGGGGTGGAAATATGGTAAATAATCAAAATCCTGAAAATCAATATGAAGTATTAGAAAAATATGGACGTGATTTAACTAAAGATGTAGCTGATGGTAAACTTGATCCAGTCATTGGGCGTGATGAAGAAATTCGTCGTGTGATTCAGATTTTATCACGTAAAACTAAGAATAATCCGATTTTAATTGGAGAACCAGGTGTTGGTAAAACTGCGATTGTAGAAGGATTAGCATGGCGTATTTTTAAAAACGATGTACCAGTTTCTTTGCAAAATAAAACTTTATATGAATTGGATTTAGGTGCATTAGTTGCAGGGGCTAAATATCGTGGAGAATTTGAAGAACGTCTAAAAGCTGTTTTAAATGAAATAAAAAAAGCAGAAGGAAATATTATCTTATTTATCGATGAAATTCATCAATTAGTTGGTGCTGGTAAAACTGATGGGGCAATGGATGCTGCAAACTTATTGAAACCGATGTTAGCACGTGGTGAACTTCACTGTATTGGTGCAACAACTTTAGATGAATATCGTATGTATATTGAAAAAGATGTAGCGTTAGAAAGAAGATTTCAAAAAGTTCAAGTTGATGAACCTGATCAAGATGATACAATTGCAATCTTACGTGGTTTAAAAGATTCATTTGAATCACATCATGGAGTTCAAATAACTGATAGTGCGATCATTGGTGCTGTAAATATGTCACAAAGATATATTACTGATCGTTTTTTACCCGATAAAGCAATTGATTTAATTGATGAAGCATGTGCTTCAATTCGTATGGAAATTGATTCTTTGCCAGAGGAACTTGATACGATTACACGTGAGAAAAATCGTTTGGAAATGGAACGTATTTCAATTGAAAAAGAGGATAAAAGTGAAGATAATGAAAAGCGTTTAAATGAAATAAAAAGTCGTATTGCTTCATTAGATGAACAAGTAAAAGGTTTAAGTGATAAATGGCAAGAAGAAAAGAAATCTTTGGATCATATTAAAGAATTAAAAGATCAAAAAGTTCGTTTAGAAGCGTTAAAAGAAAAATATCAAACAGAAGGTAATTTAGAAGAAGCATCTAAGATCAAATATCAAACATTACCTCAAATTGAAAAAGAAATAAGTCAATTTGAAGCATCTAAAAAAGAAGATGATTTATTACAGGAAAAAGTAACTGTAGAAACAGTTAGCGAAGTAATTGCTCGTTGGACTGGTATACCTGTAAATAAACTTATGGAATCTGAACGTGAAAAATTATTACACCTAGATGAAGCTTTGAAAGTTAGAGTTATTGGACAAGATGATGCAATTGAAAAAGTTACTGATGCAATTTTAAGATCACGTGCAGGTATTAATGATGAAAACCGTCCAATTGGAAGTTTCTTATTCTTAGGACCTACGGGAGTAGGTAAAACAGAAGTAGCAAAATCACTTGCTGAACAATTGTTTGATACTGAAAAAAATATTGTTCGAATTGATATGTCAGAATATATGGAAAAATTTAGTGTATCTCGTTTAGTAGGAGCTCCACCAGGATATGTAGGCTACGAAGAAGGCGGGCAATTGACTGAAGCGGTACGTCGTCATCCGTATAGTATTGTTTTATTAGATGAAATTGAAAAAGCACATCCAGAAGTGTTTAATATCTTATTACAAGTTTTAGATGATGGACGTATTACTGATTCTAAAGGTAATTTGGTAAGTTTTAAAAATACTATCATTATTATGACATCAAATATTGGTTCCAACTATTTATTAGAAGGAAATAATGAAGAAACTAGAGCAGCAATCGATAATGAATTAAAAAATCATTTTAAACCAGAATTTTTAAATCGTATTGATGAAATTGTTTACTTCAATTCTCTTGATCAAAGTGTTGTTAACAAAATCATTAATAAATTCATTAATCAATTATCACATCGTTTAGAGGATAAAAAGATAACTATTAATGTAACTGATCGTGCTAAGGCAATTATTAGTGAATATGGTTATGACGTGACATTTGGAGCTCGTCCATTAAAGAGATTTATTCAATCTAATATTGAAACTTTAATTGCTCGTGAAATGATTAAAGGAACAATAAAAAATGGAAGTACCGTAACTGTTGATTATGATGATGGATTTAAATTAATTAGTTAAAATATGGCTAGAAAGTAACTTTCTAGCCTTTGTTTATTTTTTTATAAGCTGGTTAAAATATAAATAAATAATGATATCGAGGTGTCATAATGCATAGATTTAAACGGGTTGTTATAAAATTTTTTTCATCTCAAGGAAATTTATTTCGTTACTCTTCTAGTTTTTGTATGTTACTAGGATTGTTACCAGGTTTGATTATTGTATTGAGAATTTTTCAAAATGAAATATTAAATAATCCTAAATTAGTTGAGTTTTTATATTGGTATTTACCAAAAGAATTAATTTCTCCGTTTATCGAATATGTTTTATCAAAACATTATGATACGTATTTATCGTTAATAATCTCGATGGGATTATCAATTTATTTAGCTAGTAATGCAATTTATTCATTTATGTTGATTTCAAAGGATGATGAAGATTTTAATACTTATAATATTTTGATTAGAATTAAAGCAATTATAATGTTTATATCGTTGATTATAGGCTTAATATTATTGGCATTTATTAATTATTTTACAAGAAGTATAATTGTTATTGGAATAGGTTTTTTGGTATTGTTTTATTTTTTTTATCGTTTTTTATCTTTTGAAAAAAGATTTATTACTTATGGAATAGTTGGTTCGTTATTTACATGTATCGGTATAATGATTGTTGGTATCGGATTTATATATTTTATAGATAATTATACAAGATATGATGTTTTGTATGGACCATTAGCTAGCATTGTAGTTTTATTAATTTCAATTTATTTAATTTCTAGTATTATTTATTTTGGATATTGTTTGAATCATGAATATACTAAATATGTAAAAAAACCTGAATATAAGGGATCATGGTATTATAATAGTGGTAGTTGGGTAATTAGAAAAGTTATTAAATTTATAAATAGTTTAAAAAATGGACTTTAGTATAAAGTCTATTTTTTATTGATAGATTAAAATTCTTTTATCCGTGTATTAAACATGTTAGAATGGTAGCGGAGGAATATTATGCAGCGATATTTTATAGATGAAGATTTAAAAGATAAAGATTGTTTGATATTAACAGGTAATGATTTACATCATTTGAAAAATGTTATGAGAAGTAAAAATGGTGAAAAGATTATTTGTATTGATATAAATGGTATGGTTTATCTTTGTGTACTAGATGATTTGGATCAAGGATTGATCAAGATTGTTGAGGAATTGGATGAAAATAATGAATTGGATGTTGAGGTTACTTTAGTTTATGCTTTACCTAAAGGTGATAAATTTGAATTGGTTTTACAAAAAACAACAGAACTAGGAGTTAGTAGAATTGTTCCTTTAATTACAAGACGATGTGTTGTTAAAAGTGATAAAGCAAAATTTTCTAAAAAACTAACTCGTTATGAAAAAATCTTAAAAGAAGCTACGCAACAGTCAAGAAGAAATAAAGTTCCAGAAATAGTTAATGTAATAAAATTAGATGAACTTAAAGAATATTTAGGTGACTATAATTTAGTTGCCTATGAAGAAAAGGCAAAAAATGATACCGATTTTGCATTAAAAGAATGTTTGAAACAATTGAATCCTGGTGATAAAATAACAATTATTGTAGGCAGTGAAGGTGGTTTTGATTATGAAGAAATTAGTATGATGGAATCAATGAATATAAATGCTTGTTCTTTAGGAAAAAGAATTTTAAGAAGCGAAACTGCACCATTGTACTTATTAAGTGTTATTGGTTTTGCTAGGGAGATTGGTAAATGAAAGTATTAAAGTTATTATATAAGTATCGTTATGAAGTGAAATTAAATAAAACGAAATTATTTGAATTTGTTAATAATGGTAGTAAAGAAATTGAACAAGAAGGTTTCGTTTATAAAGTTAAAAATCCATGGGATTTATTTGCTTATGAAGTTATTTTAAAAGGTATTAGAGCAAAAAAAGAAATTGATCAATGTTATAATAATTTTATAGCTAATAACTATGATTTATTTGAACATATCAATTATAAACAACGACAAAGTATTTTTAAGTATGATATAAATAAGATTACAAAAGATCTCATAAATTTTGTTGATCGTAATAGTAAGGAAATTATCCATATACCATACTTAGAGCCATTTATAAATAAATATTATCTTAATGATTATATGTTGGTAACATTAAAACATCATATACAATATATTAATGATTTTTCTAAAGATATTGATATTTTTATTAAATTATATGATATGCAACCATATGAATCAGATTTTTCTTCTTTACAGCTAGTGGGTAAAGATCAAGAAAATGAATATTTATATCATGATGATTTTAAAGTGGTTTATCAATTTAAGAATAATAAAATAGTAAATGAAATATGTTTAGTTGATAAGTATACAAAAAAATATCCTGATTTACAAAATATTAAAGATGTAATTGATAAAATTATTAAGCAAGAAGATGATGAAAATATTTTAGAATATTTATATGAACATGAATTAATTGGGGAAAAGACCCATAAAAAAATAAAAAGAAAATTAAAATAGGTGAGTAAATGAAAACAATAGCATTTCATACATTAGGTTGTAAAGTAAATACATATGAATCAAATGCAATGTTAAAAATATTTAACGAAGCAGGTTATCAAGAAGTTGATTTTAAAGAAATTGCAGATGTATATGTAATAAATACATGTACTGTCACTAATACAGGTGATAGTAAATCAAGACAGATGATTCGTAAAGCAATTCGTAAAAATCCTCAAGCTACAGTGTGTGTAGCTGGGTGTTATAGTCAAATAGCACCAGAAGAAATTGAACAAATTGAAGGGGTTGGAGTTGTTTTAGGAACTCAACATCGAAAAGATATTGTTAAATATGTTGATGAATATTTGAAAACAGGGAAACCGGTTATTAAAGTTGATAATGTTATGAACTTGAAAAAGTTTGAGGATTTAAATATTGATCGTTTTAAAAATACTAGAGCTTTTTTAAAGATCCAAGATGGGTGTAATAATTTTTGTACATATTGTATTATCCCATATGCGCGGGGTAGGGTTCGCTCAAGGGATAAAGATAGTGTTTTAAATCAAGCCAAAACCCTGGTGGCTAATGGTTATGTTGAAATTGTTTTGACAGGAATTCATACAGCAGGGTATGGAGAAGACTTGGATAATTATAGTTTTTATGATTTATTAGTTGATTTGGTTAAAATAGATGGTCTTAAAAGATTAAGAATATCTTCAATTGAGACGAGTCAGATTAGTGATGAAATAATTAATTTGATTGGCTCTAATGATATAATTGTTGATCATTTACATATTCCATTACAATCAGGTTGTGATGCTACATTAAAGAGAATGAATCGTAAATATACAACAAGTCAATATTTAGAAAAAATTAATAAAATTCGTAATTATCTACCCAATATTGCTTTTACTACGGATGTGATTGTTGGATTTCCAGGTGAAAGTGACGAGGAATTTGAAGAGACTTATAATTTTATTAAAGAAGTTAATTATAGTGAATTACATGTATTCCCTTATTCACTGCGTAGAAATACACCTGCAGCTAAGATGAAAGATCAAGTAGATGATAAAATTAAACATGAAAGAGTTAATAGATTGTTAGAGTTATCAAAGAAATTAAATCGTGATTTTGCTTTAAAACAAATAGGTAAGATTTTAAAAGTATTATTTGAAAAGAGAGATGGTGATTATCTAGTAGGTCATGCTAGTGATTATTTAAAAGTTAAAGTAAAAACTACTGATAATTTGATCGGTGAAATTGTTGAAGTTAAAATTAATAATTATGAAGGGATATTGGAAGGAAGTGTAGTTTAATGAAGCGTTTGAATGAATTGTATGATATTGATAATGATATGAAAATTTATTCAATTCATAGTGATTCACGTTATGTTAAACCTTATTCAATTTTCTTTTGTATAGAAGGATTAAGT
Coding sequences:
- the thiE gene encoding thiamine phosphate synthase, which produces MKLNNKSLLLYAVTDRRWSYNDTFYKHIEESLEGGVTFLQLREKNLDIDSFFKEAIKIKELCKKYNVPFIINDNVEIALKSNADGIHVGQDDMGVEEVRKLIGKEKILGVSVQTVEQALLAQSQGANYLGVGSIFTTTSKDDAKSVSINTLKEICNVVNIPVVAIGGIDENNAKQLSKTGISGIAVISAIYANKNIKNAAMKLKELIEEIVK
- the thiM gene encoding hydroxyethylthiazole kinase; this encodes MLGEKLENVRKLNPLVHNITNYVTVNDCANILIACGGAPIMSDEIEDVKEITSICSALNINIGTLNHLTIPSMLEAGKISNKLNHPILLDPVGAGASTYRTNTAKKLIEEIKFSVIRGNISEIKALAGNNSATKGVDANEDDAITLDNIDQIVSFAKEFAKKTNSIIIITGAKDIIANNEIAYVVSNGHPMMSKISGTGCMLSAMTSAYIAANQDDMIGGCLSAICAMGICGQRAFDKLQKNEGNLTYKNKIFDEIFNLTSDILEKEAQYEIK
- the clpB gene encoding ATP-dependent chaperone ClpB; the protein is MNIEKWTTKMQEAIQKAIKMASEMNHQVVDVEHFLLALLEDNAGIMYRVLVKCNVDIARLQNSLTARLQNKPIVNNVDINSIRLSYDLNQLFGLADKQMSKFKDEYLSVEHLIMALFDLNSSWVKDLLNEFHLNRKDVKKVIDEMRGGNMVNNQNPENQYEVLEKYGRDLTKDVADGKLDPVIGRDEEIRRVIQILSRKTKNNPILIGEPGVGKTAIVEGLAWRIFKNDVPVSLQNKTLYELDLGALVAGAKYRGEFEERLKAVLNEIKKAEGNIILFIDEIHQLVGAGKTDGAMDAANLLKPMLARGELHCIGATTLDEYRMYIEKDVALERRFQKVQVDEPDQDDTIAILRGLKDSFESHHGVQITDSAIIGAVNMSQRYITDRFLPDKAIDLIDEACASIRMEIDSLPEELDTITREKNRLEMERISIEKEDKSEDNEKRLNEIKSRIASLDEQVKGLSDKWQEEKKSLDHIKELKDQKVRLEALKEKYQTEGNLEEASKIKYQTLPQIEKEISQFEASKKEDDLLQEKVTVETVSEVIARWTGIPVNKLMESEREKLLHLDEALKVRVIGQDDAIEKVTDAILRSRAGINDENRPIGSFLFLGPTGVGKTEVAKSLAEQLFDTEKNIVRIDMSEYMEKFSVSRLVGAPPGYVGYEEGGQLTEAVRRHPYSIVLLDEIEKAHPEVFNILLQVLDDGRITDSKGNLVSFKNTIIIMTSNIGSNYLLEGNNEETRAAIDNELKNHFKPEFLNRIDEIVYFNSLDQSVVNKIINKFINQLSHRLEDKKITINVTDRAKAIISEYGYDVTFGARPLKRFIQSNIETLIAREMIKGTIKNGSTVTVDYDDGFKLIS
- a CDS encoding YhjD/YihY/BrkB family envelope integrity protein — translated: MHRFKRVVIKFFSSQGNLFRYSSSFCMLLGLLPGLIIVLRIFQNEILNNPKLVEFLYWYLPKELISPFIEYVLSKHYDTYLSLIISMGLSIYLASNAIYSFMLISKDDEDFNTYNILIRIKAIIMFISLIIGLILLAFINYFTRSIIVIGIGFLVLFYFFYRFLSFEKRFITYGIVGSLFTCIGIMIVGIGFIYFIDNYTRYDVLYGPLASIVVLLISIYLISSIIYFGYCLNHEYTKYVKKPEYKGSWYYNSGSWVIRKVIKFINSLKNGL
- a CDS encoding RsmE family RNA methyltransferase, which gives rise to MQRYFIDEDLKDKDCLILTGNDLHHLKNVMRSKNGEKIICIDINGMVYLCVLDDLDQGLIKIVEELDENNELDVEVTLVYALPKGDKFELVLQKTTELGVSRIVPLITRRCVVKSDKAKFSKKLTRYEKILKEATQQSRRNKVPEIVNVIKLDELKEYLGDYNLVAYEEKAKNDTDFALKECLKQLNPGDKITIIVGSEGGFDYEEISMMESMNINACSLGKRILRSETAPLYLLSVIGFAREIGK
- the mtaB gene encoding tRNA (N(6)-L-threonylcarbamoyladenosine(37)-C(2))-methylthiotransferase MtaB, whose translation is MKTIAFHTLGCKVNTYESNAMLKIFNEAGYQEVDFKEIADVYVINTCTVTNTGDSKSRQMIRKAIRKNPQATVCVAGCYSQIAPEEIEQIEGVGVVLGTQHRKDIVKYVDEYLKTGKPVIKVDNVMNLKKFEDLNIDRFKNTRAFLKIQDGCNNFCTYCIIPYARGRVRSRDKDSVLNQAKTLVANGYVEIVLTGIHTAGYGEDLDNYSFYDLLVDLVKIDGLKRLRISSIETSQISDEIINLIGSNDIIVDHLHIPLQSGCDATLKRMNRKYTTSQYLEKINKIRNYLPNIAFTTDVIVGFPGESDEEFEETYNFIKEVNYSELHVFPYSLRRNTPAAKMKDQVDDKIKHERVNRLLELSKKLNRDFALKQIGKILKVLFEKRDGDYLVGHASDYLKVKVKTTDNLIGEIVEVKINNYEGILEGSVV